One genomic window of Salvelinus alpinus chromosome 17, SLU_Salpinus.1, whole genome shotgun sequence includes the following:
- the LOC139542507 gene encoding cell division control protein 42 homolog isoform X2 translates to MQTIKCVVVGDGAVGKTCLLISYTTNKFPSEYVPTVFDNYAVTVMIGGEPYTLGLFDTAGQEDYDRLRPLSYPQTDVFLVCFSSVSPSSFENVKEKWVPEITHHCPKTPFLLVGTQIDLRDDPSTVEKLAKNKQKPISPEMAEKLARDLKAVKYVECSALTQKGLKNVFDEAILAALEPPEPKKRRKCVLL, encoded by the exons ATGCAAACGATTAAATGTGTTGTGGTTGGAGATGGAGCAGTGGGAAAAACCTGCCTTTTGATTTCATACACAACCAACAAATTCCCCTCTGAATATGTACCAACA GTGTTTGATAACTATGCAGTAACTGTCATGATTGGCGGTGAGCCTTACACCCTAGGATTATTTGATACTGCAG GTCAGGAGGATTATGACAGGTTACGACCTTTGAGCTATCCCCAGACGGATGTTTTTCTAGTTTGTTTCTCTAGTGTTTCACCCTCTTCATTTGAGAATGTTAAAGAAAAG TGGGTACCTGAAATCACTCACCACTGTCCCAAGACACCATTCCTGCTCGTTGGAACTCAGATTGATCTGAGAGATGACCCTTCCACTGTAGAGAAGCTGGCCAAGAACAAACAGAAGCCCATCAGCCCTGAGATGGCTGAGAAGCTCGCCCGCGACCTGAAGGCAGTCAAATATGTCGAGTGCTCTGCCCTGACACAG AAAGGACTAAAGAATGTGTTTGATGAGGCAATACTGGCTGCCCTGGAGCCTCCGGAACCCAAGAAGAGGCGCAAATGTGTGCTGCTCTGA
- the LOC139542507 gene encoding cell division control protein 42 homolog isoform X1, protein MQTIKCVVVGDGAVGKTCLLISYTTNKFPSEYVPTVFDNYAVTVMIGGEPYTLGLFDTAGQEDYDRLRPLSYPQTDVFLVCFSSVSPSSFENVKEKWVPEITHHCPKTPFLLVGTQIDLRDDPSTVEKLAKNKQKPISPEMAEKLARDLKAVKYVECSALTQRGLKNVFDEAILAALEPPETQRKRKCCLF, encoded by the exons ATGCAAACGATTAAATGTGTTGTGGTTGGAGATGGAGCAGTGGGAAAAACCTGCCTTTTGATTTCATACACAACCAACAAATTCCCCTCTGAATATGTACCAACA GTGTTTGATAACTATGCAGTAACTGTCATGATTGGCGGTGAGCCTTACACCCTAGGATTATTTGATACTGCAG GTCAGGAGGATTATGACAGGTTACGACCTTTGAGCTATCCCCAGACGGATGTTTTTCTAGTTTGTTTCTCTAGTGTTTCACCCTCTTCATTTGAGAATGTTAAAGAAAAG TGGGTACCTGAAATCACTCACCACTGTCCCAAGACACCATTCCTGCTCGTTGGAACTCAGATTGATCTGAGAGATGACCCTTCCACTGTAGAGAAGCTGGCCAAGAACAAACAGAAGCCCATCAGCCCTGAGATGGCTGAGAAGCTCGCCCGCGACCTGAAGGCAGTCAAATATGTCGAGTGCTCTGCCCTGACACAG CGAGGTCTGAAGAATGTATTTGATGAAGCTATCCTAGCAGCTCTAGAACCTCCTGAAACCCAGCGAAAGAGAAAGTGCTGTCTGTTCTGA